In Syntrophorhabdaceae bacterium, a single window of DNA contains:
- the pfp gene encoding diphosphate--fructose-6-phosphate 1-phosphotransferase, which produces MYGMSKETIGIIVGGGPAPGINGVISAATIEAINSGKKVVGIKGGFKALFDGHKDIFMPLTIDDVSRIHASGGSILRTSRDKPENAKAKFKTLMSTLKGAGIKYLITIGGDGTLYMANWIEREARGSVSVVHTPKTIDNDIPLPGGFSTFGFQTARHVGVYIVNNIIEDARTMGRWYFITTMGRHAGHLALGMGKAAGATICLIPEEFPEKKLSFKKVADILTASILKRRSMDRDYGVAILAEGISEKFDLEELGKHEEVERNEKGELKLSEIQLGRVLRDFVNKTLSEMGIEGVGIVDKNIGYELRAANPIPFDVEYTRNLGYGAVRYLLKGGTGSMIVAYEGNLKPVPFVEIIDYKTGKVKIRRVDMATETYEVARKYMIRVEREDFEGPHLAHLARAANMSPEDFRSRFEYILGPPL; this is translated from the coding sequence ATGTACGGCATGAGCAAAGAGACCATAGGGATCATTGTCGGCGGCGGACCCGCACCTGGCATCAACGGAGTCATCAGCGCCGCAACTATCGAGGCGATCAACTCGGGGAAAAAAGTCGTCGGTATCAAGGGTGGTTTCAAGGCCCTCTTCGACGGGCATAAGGACATATTCATGCCGCTCACGATCGACGACGTGTCGCGGATACACGCCTCGGGGGGCTCCATTCTGCGAACCTCGCGGGACAAGCCGGAGAATGCCAAGGCAAAGTTCAAGACCCTTATGTCCACCCTGAAAGGGGCGGGCATCAAGTATCTCATAACCATCGGCGGCGACGGCACCCTCTACATGGCAAACTGGATCGAGCGAGAGGCCCGCGGCTCGGTAAGCGTCGTGCACACCCCCAAGACGATCGACAACGACATACCGCTTCCCGGCGGTTTCTCCACCTTTGGCTTCCAGACCGCCCGCCACGTCGGGGTCTACATTGTCAACAATATCATAGAGGATGCCCGCACAATGGGCCGATGGTATTTCATCACCACCATGGGGAGGCACGCGGGGCATCTGGCGCTTGGCATGGGCAAAGCGGCCGGCGCGACGATATGCCTCATTCCCGAGGAATTCCCCGAAAAAAAGCTTTCCTTCAAAAAGGTTGCAGACATCCTCACCGCTTCCATACTGAAACGGCGCAGCATGGACAGGGACTACGGCGTAGCCATTCTCGCCGAGGGGATATCGGAGAAATTCGACCTCGAGGAACTGGGCAAGCACGAGGAAGTGGAACGCAACGAAAAGGGCGAGCTCAAGCTTTCCGAGATACAGCTGGGAAGGGTCCTCAGGGACTTCGTCAACAAGACCCTTTCCGAAATGGGCATCGAGGGGGTCGGCATTGTGGACAAGAACATCGGCTACGAGCTGCGCGCCGCCAACCCCATACCTTTCGATGTGGAATATACACGCAATCTCGGTTACGGCGCTGTCAGGTACCTTCTCAAGGGTGGCACCGGCTCCATGATAGTCGCCTATGAAGGCAATCTGAAACCCGTTCCCTTTGTCGAGATAATCGACTACAAGACGGGAAAGGTCAAGATCAGAAGGGTGGATATGGCAACGGAGACTTACGAGGTTGCCAGGAAATACATGATACGTGTTGAAAGGGAAGATTTCGAGGGCCCTCATCTGGCGCACCTCGCCAGGGCTGCCAACATGTCGCCGGAAGATTTCAGATCTCGCTTCGAATATATTCTCGGCCCGCCTCTCTAG
- a CDS encoding GAF domain-containing protein has translation MIDERKKFQEVLNVGLEVIQTRDIDILLERILTKARHLTNADAGSIYIKEGETLLFRYTQNDTLQKQLPAGKKLIYSTFTIPVSNQSISGYVANTGKVLNLDNVYTLAGSVPFSFDPSYDKISGYKTRSVLSFPLKTHTDEVVGVLQLINATDPGGNIIPFQREDEPFVVHFANNAAIAIERATMTRDIILRMIKMAELRDPMETGAHVNRVSSYSVELYEVWAARKGIGKAELEQNRDILKMSAMLHDVGKVAITDLILKKPARLDSYEYEVMKQHTYLGAQLFSHQRSDFDKAAFLVALNHHERWDGKGYPGYIDYATGEPLPGFEDLSGRAIGKKQEEIPVFGRIVAIADVFDALSSGRSYKEPWEEERVLETMDRERGRHFDPEMLDVFFSILDMIRNIMHRYPDNSE, from the coding sequence ATGATAGACGAGAGGAAGAAATTTCAGGAAGTCCTCAACGTCGGCCTTGAAGTCATCCAGACCAGGGACATCGATATCCTTTTGGAGCGTATCCTCACAAAGGCGCGTCACCTGACGAACGCCGATGCCGGGTCCATTTACATCAAGGAAGGCGAAACACTGCTTTTCCGCTATACCCAGAACGACACGCTGCAGAAACAGCTCCCTGCCGGCAAAAAACTGATCTATTCAACCTTCACAATTCCCGTCAGCAATCAATCAATCTCGGGTTATGTCGCGAACACAGGAAAGGTCCTCAACCTGGACAACGTTTACACTCTCGCCGGCAGCGTACCCTTTTCCTTTGATCCTTCATACGACAAGATCTCGGGATACAAGACGCGGTCCGTGCTCTCCTTTCCGTTGAAAACCCACACCGATGAGGTGGTCGGGGTGCTTCAGCTTATCAATGCCACAGATCCGGGCGGAAATATCATTCCCTTTCAACGCGAGGACGAACCCTTCGTCGTCCACTTTGCCAACAACGCCGCCATAGCTATCGAACGGGCGACAATGACGCGCGATATCATATTGCGCATGATAAAGATGGCGGAGCTTCGAGACCCCATGGAAACGGGCGCCCATGTGAACCGCGTTTCATCTTATTCCGTCGAACTCTACGAGGTCTGGGCGGCCAGGAAAGGCATCGGCAAGGCGGAACTGGAACAGAACAGGGACATCCTCAAGATGTCAGCCATGCTCCACGATGTGGGCAAAGTCGCCATAACGGACCTCATCCTCAAGAAACCTGCCCGTCTCGACAGCTATGAATACGAAGTGATGAAACAGCATACCTATCTTGGAGCGCAGCTCTTCTCCCATCAGCGCTCCGATTTCGACAAAGCCGCCTTCCTCGTTGCCCTCAACCATCACGAAAGATGGGATGGCAAAGGTTATCCCGGCTATATCGATTACGCAACGGGCGAACCCCTGCCTGGTTTTGAGGACTTAAGCGGCCGGGCCATAGGCAAGAAACAAGAGGAGATTCCCGTCTTCGGCCGCATCGTCGCCATCGCCGACGTCTTCGATGCGCTGAGTTCGGGAAGGTCCTACAAGGAGCCCTGGGAGGAAGAACGCGTCCTCGAAACAATGGACCGCGAACGAGGCCGGCACTTCGACCCCGAAATGCTCGACGTCTTCTTCTCCATCCTCGATATGATCCGCAATATCATGCACCGCTACCCGGATAACAGCGAATAG
- the alr gene encoding alanine racemase, with the protein MSNSPRAVAYIDLGALEYNYRSIRQRLSPGAGLLGVVKADAYGHGALEVSRRLESIGIDYLGVATVDEGVDLRKGGITAPLLVMSGVFSWDEVEPVLRYDLTPAVYDDALLGRLADRSKEFARPLRVHIKFDTGMGRLGFRPEDAQRIAAILAGAPGLKTEGVMTHFPSSEVRDDFGLSQIRTFAKVVDIFKTAGLDPAYVHMSSSGAIVTYPEAHFSLVRAGISLYGSHPSRSLEEVLPLRQVMKVVARIAFCRELPAGVPLSYGRTYETPRITRIAYIPVGYSDGYPRSLSNKGRVLINSRECNIVGRVCMDWILADITGLDGVESGDEAILLGEGDGEGMRISANEMAELAGTIPYEILCKISRRVLRVYV; encoded by the coding sequence ATGTCGAACTCTCCGAGGGCGGTCGCCTATATCGACCTTGGCGCCCTCGAGTACAATTACCGGTCCATCAGGCAGCGGCTAAGCCCGGGCGCCGGGCTCCTTGGCGTCGTCAAGGCCGATGCTTACGGTCACGGGGCCCTTGAGGTCTCGAGGAGACTGGAGTCGATCGGCATCGATTACCTGGGTGTGGCAACGGTCGACGAAGGCGTGGATCTCAGAAAAGGCGGCATCACAGCACCCCTCCTCGTCATGAGCGGCGTGTTTTCCTGGGATGAGGTCGAGCCGGTCCTTCGCTATGATCTGACACCGGCAGTTTACGATGATGCGCTTCTTGGAAGGTTGGCGGATCGATCAAAGGAATTTGCCCGGCCCCTCAGGGTGCACATAAAGTTCGACACGGGCATGGGGAGGCTCGGTTTCAGACCGGAAGATGCGCAAAGGATCGCCGCCATTCTTGCGGGAGCCCCGGGACTCAAGACGGAAGGCGTCATGACCCATTTCCCGTCGTCGGAGGTGCGAGACGACTTCGGGCTTTCCCAGATCAGGACGTTCGCTAAAGTGGTGGATATCTTCAAAACGGCAGGCCTCGACCCGGCATACGTGCATATGAGCAGCAGCGGCGCTATTGTCACCTACCCCGAGGCCCATTTCTCTCTCGTGCGCGCCGGCATAAGCCTCTATGGTTCCCATCCGTCGCGGTCCCTCGAAGAGGTCCTCCCTCTGCGGCAGGTGATGAAGGTCGTGGCCCGCATAGCCTTTTGCAGGGAGTTGCCCGCCGGAGTGCCCCTGAGTTATGGAAGGACCTACGAGACCCCCCGCATCACGCGGATTGCTTATATACCCGTTGGATACTCGGACGGATATCCCAGGTCGCTTTCGAACAAGGGTCGGGTGTTAATAAACAGCAGGGAATGCAATATCGTCGGAAGGGTCTGCATGGACTGGATCCTTGCCGATATCACCGGTCTCGATGGTGTCGAAAGTGGAGATGAAGCGATTCTACTCGGCGAAGGCGACGGTGAAGGGATGCGCATTTCCGCCAATGAGATGGCCGAACTGGCGGGCACGATCCCCTACGAAATACTGTGCAAGATCTCGAGAAGGGTATTGCGGGTCTACGTCTAG